Proteins from a single region of Apium graveolens cultivar Ventura chromosome 7, ASM990537v1, whole genome shotgun sequence:
- the LOC141673843 gene encoding uncharacterized protein LOC141673843 produces the protein MTEIHEHSPPPGFTDKGQPSSLVDEDGVITLTPEEEALLLKIWAEKAAEKGKTKVDQIDKEAEARAKKREADALRLKALQLQREEIELQEQALREAMRAEETSRAHKDRRERRAYDEEDEFDSDSHPRRKRDKQPYSSDSDDEPDGSRLRLNRLEKALFGDRRPDREPVVTQEFELYRPPPGEERQFPKMSEFNGKGDPEDHCEKYELLMVGMGHNNIMLCKIFKTYLKGSASMWYKSLKPRSIGSYEQLKRKFLKYYSHLCRKAKDTEALVHCRQRANEELGDYLARFKEEAGMVTNLDKIKVIGFLTAGLDPYKGKKLRSSLYNFPPKSLNDIYVRGENIRRKMESIGGYKDTRRDDRSKRADRYEGSRSRSDRRDSRKEGRKKSDRGAEQPRDRDSAVFTPLNAPISKILHEIKGKPGFVRPAKMKVPNYKKNPDKYCDYHRDKGHNTDECYHLKKLIERMIKDGELNQFVRDLRDRLGQKKNTEEEVEADEPERRDRIRGEVKTISGRSILDKDSKTAKKRYARQVYNLYQFGQAKPHMPMTFSTEDYEDVIRPHEDPLIINPIIGQNKIWKVMVDTGSSANILFHKTYCKMNLAGEQLEPCNEAPLYAIGGHPIQFEGTITLPVLLGKLSYTAEKLVKFYVVRIESPYNAIFGRPFLSTFEAVESIPHLKLKFPTEKGVGEMRGDQKTARIIMLEDLEKDQEYEGPDGTGKRKRAESEPSGSRETLNIELEKFGADLSSPIAELAAETEEVELYAGHSGKMVWIGKNMGPDLKAKIIAVIRQYHDVFAWGPEDMPGLDPKTATHCLNVQPEAKPVKQKRTFAVERQKVTEAEVEKLLEAKFIEEIEYPDWLANVVVVKKSNGKWRMCVDYTDLNKACPKDHYPLPNIDQLIDATAGYEVLSFLDAFSGYHQIAMNDRDVPKTAFITPKGTYAYIKMIFGLKNAGATFQRMVNKVFKEQIGRNMEAYVDDMIVKSLFQDHAEDLKKFFETL, from the coding sequence ATGACAGAAATTCATGAGCATTCACCGCCACCTGGTTTCACCGACAAGGGACAACCATCCTCCCTAGTCGACGAGGACGGGGTTATCACGTTAACCCCTGAAGAAGAGGCCTTACTCCTAAAGATCTGGGCAGAAAAGGCCGCGGAGAAGGGTAAGACCAAAGTTGATCAGATTGACAAGGAAGCGGAAGCGCGAGCCAAGAAAAGAGAAGCTGATGCCCTCCGACTCAAAGCCCTGCAACTGCAGAGGGAAGAAATTGAACTGCAAGAACAAGCCTTGAGAGAAGCGATGCGGGCCGAAGAGACCAGCAGAGCACATAAGGATAGAAGAGAACGAAGGGCGTATGACGAAGAAGATGAGTTTGACTCTGATTCGCATCCCCGAAGGAAGAGGGATAAGCAACCCTACTCTTCCGATTCAGATGACGAGCCCGATGGATCCCGCCTCAGGCTCAATCGCTTAGAGAAGGCCCTCTTCGGTGATAGGAGGCCCGATCGAGAACCTGTTGTAACACAAGAGTTTGAACTGTACCGACCCCCTCCGGGCGAAGAGAGACAATTCCCCAAAATGAGCGAGTTCAACGGGAAAGGGGACCCCGAGGACCATTGTGAAAAGTATGAACTCCTGATGGTTGGGATGGGCCACAACAATATAATGCTGTGCAAAATATTCAAGACTTATCTCAAAGGGTCTGcctcgatgtggtacaaatcACTGAAGCCTCGGTCAATCGGGTCTTACGAGCAGTTGAAGAGGAAATTTTTAAAGTACTACTCGCACCTGTGCCGAAAGGCGAAGGACACCGAAGCCTTGGTCCATTGTCGGCAGAGGGCGAATGAGGAGCTGGGGGATTATCTCGCTAGATTCAAGGAAGAAGCAGGAATGGTCACCAATCTGGACAAGATCAAAGTAATAGGCTTCCTAACGGCGGGGCTAGACCCCTATAAAGGTAAAAAACTTCGTTCATCTCTTTACAATTTTCCCCCAAAATCCCTAAATGATATATATGTGAGAGGCGAGAATATTCGCCGTAAGATGGAAAGTATTGGGGGATATAAAGACACAAGAAGGGACGACCGATCAAAGCGAGCCGACAGATATGAGGGCTCAAGATCGCGATCTGATCGAAGGGATAGCAGAAAGGAAGGAAGGAAGAAATCAGATCGAGGGGCCGAACAACCTCGAGATAGAGATTCGGCCGTGTTCACTCCTTTGAATGCGCCGatctccaagattctccatgaGATAAAGGGCAAGCCAGGATTTGTTCGCCCCGCCAAGATGAAGGTCCCGAATTACAAGAAAAACCCTGATAAGTACTGTGACTATCACAGGGACAAGGGGCATAACACAGATGAATGCTACCACCTCAAGAAGCTCATTGAGCGCATGATCAAAGACGGCGAGCTTAATCAGTTCGTCCGAGATCTGAGAGATAGATTGGGGCAGAAGAAAAACACAGAAGAGGAAGTAGAGGCCGATGAGCCAGAACGAAGGGACAGGATAAGGGGCGAAGTAAAAACTATATCTGGGAGAAGCATCCTGGATAAGGATAGCAAGACAGCAAAGAAGAGGTACGCCCGACAGGTGTACAATCTGTATCAGTTCGGGCAGGCAAAGCCCCACATGCCCATGACCTTCAGCACTGAAGACTATGAGGATGTCATCCGCCCGCACGAGGACCCTCTGATCATCAATCCTATCATCGGGCAGAATAAAATATGGAAAGTGATGGTGGATACCGGCAGCTCAGCCAATATACTATTCCACAAGACCTACTGTAAGATGAACTTGGCGGGAGAGCAACTAGAGCCCTGCAACGAGGCTCCCCTCTATGCAATCGGAGGACATCCAATTCAGTTCGAAGGAACGATTACTCTTCCGGTCCTCCTGGGCAAGTTGTCGTATACCGCCGAGAAGCTGGTGAAGTTCTACGTGGTTCGGATTGAAAGCCCGTATAATGCAATATTTGGCAGGCCCTTCTTATCAACTTTCGAAGCAGTGGAGTCTATACCCCACCTCAAACTCAAGTTCCCAACTGAAAAAGGGGTAGGAGAAATGAGGGGCGATCAGAAAACTGCCCGAATTATAATGCTCGAAGACCTTGAAAAGGATCAAGAATATGAAGGACCGGATGGAACCGGAAAGAGGAAGCGGGCAGAATCCGAACCCAGCGGAAGTCGGGAAACATTGAACATTGAGTTGGAAAAATTTGGGGCCGATCTCTCGAGTCCTATTGCTGAACTCGCGGCAGAGACTGAAGAAGTGGAGTTGTACGCGGGCCATTCGGGAAAGATGGTATGGATAGGCAAAAATATGGGGCCAGATCTGAAGGCGAAGATAATAGCTGTCATTCGGCAATACCATGATGTGTTCGCCTGGGGGCCTGAAGATATGCCCGGATTGGATCCCAAGACGGCAACGCACTGCTTGAATGTGCAGCCCGAGGCCAAGCCGGTAAAGCAAAAGAGGACATTTGCAGTCGAACGACAGAAGGTAACAGAGGCCGAGGTGGAAAAACTTTTAGAGGCCAAATTTATCGAGGAGATCGAGTATCCCGACTGGCTAGCCAATGTGGTGGTCGTGAAGAAGTCGAACGGGAAATGGAGGATGTGCGTGGATTACACTGACCTTAATAAAGCATGTCCGAAGGATCACTACCCATTGCCTAACATCGACCAACTAATAGACGCAACCGCAGGATATGAGGTACTTAGTTTTTTGGATGCTTTTTCTGGTTATCATCAAATTGCTATGAATGATAGGGATGTGCCCAAGACAGCGTTCATAACTCCGAAGGGGACTTATGCTTATATTAAAATGATCTTCGGACTGAAGAACGCTGGAGCCACATTCCAGCGAATGGTGAACAAAGTCTTCAAGGAGCAGATTGGGAGGAACATGGAAGCATACGTGGATGATATGATAGTGAAGTCACTGTTCCAAGATCATGCCGAGGACTTAAAGAAATTCTTCGAAACTCTCTGA